In Pseudomonas sp. GCEP-101, one DNA window encodes the following:
- the spoT gene encoding bifunctional GTP diphosphokinase/guanosine-3',5'-bis pyrophosphate 3'-pyrophosphohydrolase: MPSIDAFADRLSSYLGPDQVNLVRRAYYYAEQAHDGQRRRSGEAYVTHPLAVANILADMHMDHQSLMAAMLHDVIEDTGIAKEALTGQFGETVSELVDGVSKLTQMNFESKAEAQAENFQKMAMAMARDIRVILVKLADRLHNMRTLEVLSGEKRRRIAKETLEIYAPIANRLGMHSMRVEFEDLGFKAMHPMRSERIRQAVKKARGNRREIVGKIQESLVNCLAREGMEGQVLGREKHLFSIYKKMRGKRKAFNEIMDVYAFRIIVDKVDTCYRVLGAVHNLYKPFPGRFKDYIAIPKANGYQSLHTTLFGMHGVPIEIQIRTREMEEMANHGIAAHWLYKSSEEEAQKGTHARARQWVKGILELQQRAGNSLEFIENVKIDLFPDEVYVFTPKGRIMELPKGSTAVDFAYAVHTDVGNSCIACRINRRLAPLSEPLQSGATVEIVTAPGTRPNPAWLNFVVTGKARTHIRHALKLQRRSESINLGERLLNKTLAGFDSHLEKIPQERIQGVLNEYRMEVFEDLLEEIGLGNRMAYVVARRLLSSEGEEAPSAEGPLAIRGTEGLVLSYAKCCTPIPGDPIVGHLSAGKGMVVHLENCRNISEIRHNPEKCIQLSWAKDVTGEFNVELRVELEHQRGLIALLATSVNAADGNIEKISMDERDGRISVVQLVVSVHDRVHLARVIKKLRALKGVIRITRMRS; this comes from the coding sequence ATGCCGAGCATAGACGCCTTCGCCGACCGGCTGTCGAGCTATCTGGGCCCGGATCAGGTCAACCTGGTCCGCCGCGCCTACTACTACGCCGAGCAGGCCCACGACGGGCAGCGCCGCCGCAGCGGCGAAGCCTACGTCACGCATCCGCTCGCCGTCGCCAACATCCTCGCCGACATGCACATGGACCATCAGAGCCTGATGGCGGCCATGCTGCACGACGTGATCGAGGACACCGGCATCGCCAAGGAAGCCCTCACCGGGCAGTTCGGCGAGACCGTCTCGGAACTCGTGGACGGGGTCAGCAAGCTGACCCAGATGAACTTCGAGTCCAAGGCCGAGGCGCAGGCCGAGAACTTCCAGAAGATGGCCATGGCCATGGCGCGCGACATCCGCGTGATCCTGGTGAAGCTGGCCGACCGCCTGCACAACATGCGCACCCTGGAAGTGCTGTCGGGCGAAAAGCGCCGGCGCATCGCCAAGGAAACCCTGGAAATCTACGCTCCCATCGCCAACCGGCTGGGCATGCACAGCATGCGCGTGGAATTCGAGGACCTGGGCTTCAAGGCCATGCACCCGATGCGTTCCGAACGCATCCGCCAGGCAGTCAAGAAAGCGCGCGGCAACCGCCGCGAGATCGTCGGCAAGATTCAGGAATCGCTGGTCAACTGCCTCGCCCGCGAAGGCATGGAAGGCCAGGTCCTGGGCCGCGAGAAGCACCTGTTCAGCATCTACAAGAAGATGCGCGGCAAGCGCAAGGCGTTCAACGAGATCATGGACGTCTACGCCTTCCGCATCATCGTCGACAAGGTCGACACCTGCTACCGCGTGCTCGGCGCCGTGCACAACCTGTACAAGCCGTTCCCCGGTCGATTCAAGGACTATATCGCGATTCCCAAGGCCAACGGCTACCAGTCGTTGCACACCACGCTGTTCGGCATGCATGGCGTGCCCATCGAGATCCAGATCCGCACCCGCGAGATGGAAGAGATGGCCAACCACGGCATCGCCGCCCACTGGCTGTACAAGTCCAGTGAAGAAGAAGCGCAGAAAGGCACCCATGCCCGCGCCCGCCAGTGGGTGAAGGGCATCCTCGAGCTGCAGCAGCGCGCCGGCAACTCGCTGGAATTCATCGAGAACGTGAAGATCGACCTGTTCCCGGACGAGGTCTACGTCTTCACGCCCAAGGGCCGCATCATGGAGCTGCCCAAGGGTTCGACCGCCGTGGACTTCGCCTACGCCGTGCACACCGACGTCGGCAACAGTTGCATCGCCTGCCGTATCAACCGCCGCCTGGCGCCGCTGTCCGAACCGCTGCAGAGCGGCGCGACGGTGGAAATCGTCACCGCGCCGGGCACCCGGCCGAACCCCGCCTGGCTCAACTTCGTGGTCACCGGCAAGGCGCGCACGCATATCCGCCATGCGCTCAAGCTGCAACGCCGCTCCGAGTCGATCAACCTCGGCGAGCGCCTGCTGAACAAGACCCTGGCCGGCTTCGACAGCCACCTGGAGAAGATCCCGCAGGAACGCATCCAGGGCGTGCTCAACGAATACCGCATGGAAGTCTTCGAGGACCTGCTCGAGGAAATCGGCCTGGGCAACCGCATGGCCTACGTGGTCGCGCGCCGCCTGCTGTCCAGCGAAGGCGAGGAAGCGCCCAGCGCCGAAGGGCCGCTGGCGATCCGCGGTACCGAGGGCCTGGTGCTCAGCTACGCCAAGTGCTGCACGCCGATTCCGGGCGACCCCATCGTCGGCCACCTGTCAGCCGGCAAGGGTATGGTCGTGCACCTGGAGAACTGCCGGAACATCAGCGAAATCCGCCACAATCCGGAAAAGTGCATCCAGCTCAGCTGGGCCAAGGATGTCACCGGCGAATTCAACGTCGAACTGCGCGTCGAGCTGGAGCACCAGCGCGGCCTGATCGCCCTGCTGGCGACCAGCGTCAACGCGGCCGACGGCAACATCGAGAAGATCAGCATGGACGAGCGCGACGGTCGCATCAGCGTGGTCCAGCTCGTCGTCAGCGTGCATGACCGTGTGCACCTGGCCCGCGTCATCAAGAAGCTGCGCGCGCTCAAGGGCGTGATCCGCATCACCCGCATGCGCAGCTGA
- a CDS encoding RidA family protein: MTKTVIHTDKAPAAIGTYSQAIKAGNTVYVSGQIPLDPKTMELVEGFEEQTVQVFENLKAVIEASGGYLHDVAKLNIFLTDLSHFAKVNEIMGKYFTQPYPARAAIGVAALPKGAQVEMDAIVVLE, encoded by the coding sequence ATGACCAAGACCGTTATCCACACCGACAAGGCACCGGCCGCCATTGGCACCTACTCCCAGGCGATCAAGGCTGGCAACACCGTCTATGTCTCCGGTCAGATCCCGCTGGACCCGAAAACCATGGAACTGGTCGAGGGCTTCGAAGAGCAGACCGTCCAGGTCTTCGAGAACCTCAAGGCCGTCATCGAAGCCTCCGGCGGCTACCTGCACGACGTGGCCAAGCTGAACATCTTCCTCACCGACCTGTCGCACTTCGCCAAGGTCAACGAGATCATGGGCAAGTACTTCACCCAGCCCTACCCGGCCCGCGCCGCCATCGGCGTTGCCGCCCTGCCCAAGGGCGCCCAGGTCGAGATGGACGCCATCGTCGTCCTGGAATAA
- a CDS encoding LysE family translocator: MFAAFALVASTHFAALLSPGPDFFLLIRAALLRGRRHADGCAAGIALANLASMLLVLFVLGLLPDVASQGLRVVQLLGGAYFVWLGAQAVLARRELEIPMERGALRSGGFLRGMREGLLASSLNPKLPIFYTGLFGVLGQFHLPGWALGVCVLWMGTVVLLWDMALVRLLDRPRWRGWLKRRVTALDRLCGGLLLALGGWLLWSGLR, from the coding sequence ATGTTCGCCGCTTTCGCGCTGGTCGCCAGCACCCACTTCGCCGCCCTGCTGTCGCCGGGGCCGGACTTCTTCCTGTTGATCCGCGCCGCGCTGCTGCGGGGGCGGCGCCATGCCGACGGCTGCGCGGCGGGCATCGCCCTGGCCAATCTGGCGAGCATGCTGCTGGTGCTGTTCGTCCTCGGCCTGCTGCCGGACGTGGCGAGCCAGGGCCTGCGGGTGGTGCAGCTGCTGGGTGGCGCCTACTTCGTCTGGCTCGGTGCGCAGGCGGTGCTGGCGCGGCGGGAGCTGGAAATTCCCATGGAGCGGGGAGCGCTGCGCAGTGGTGGATTCCTGCGCGGTATGCGCGAGGGCCTGCTGGCCAGCAGCCTGAACCCCAAGCTGCCGATCTTTTACACTGGGCTGTTCGGCGTGCTCGGGCAGTTCCACCTGCCGGGCTGGGCGCTGGGCGTCTGCGTGCTGTGGATGGGCACGGTGGTGCTGCTGTGGGACATGGCGCTGGTGCGCCTGCTGGATCGCCCGCGCTGGCGAGGCTGGCTCAAGCGCCGGGTCACGGCGCTGGACCGCCTCTGCGGCGGCCTGCTGCTGGCGCTCGGGGGCTGGCTGCTGTGGAGCGGGCTGCGCTGA
- a CDS encoding helix-turn-helix transcriptional regulator: MDANRLLARPWLPGVELFHADFSGQPFGRHSHDAFAIGAILQGAGGYQCRGAHHVLPAGTLSLMNPEEPHTGNAESERLVYRMLYIEESRLLPLLGRKQLPRGFQALNPHDDGQVAEALRRVASEFERNDALALESELLALLELVFVRHGGMRPAASASRDGSVTARLRDYLEAHYREAVSLEALAALLQRHPRHLIDAFRNAYGVPPHTYLLQRRIREAKRLLVAGEKPLDVALALGFYDQAHFSGTFRRFTGVTPGRFLRATRT, translated from the coding sequence ATGGACGCCAACCGGCTGCTGGCGCGCCCCTGGTTGCCTGGGGTGGAGTTGTTCCATGCGGACTTCTCCGGCCAGCCATTCGGGCGTCACAGCCACGATGCCTTCGCCATCGGCGCCATCCTCCAGGGTGCCGGTGGCTACCAGTGCCGCGGCGCGCACCACGTGCTGCCGGCCGGCACCCTGTCGTTGATGAACCCGGAGGAGCCGCACACCGGCAATGCCGAGAGCGAGCGGCTGGTCTATCGCATGCTCTACATCGAGGAATCGCGCCTGCTCCCGCTGCTGGGGCGCAAGCAGTTGCCGCGGGGCTTCCAGGCGCTCAATCCGCACGATGACGGGCAGGTGGCGGAGGCGCTGCGGCGCGTCGCCAGCGAGTTCGAGCGCAACGATGCGCTGGCGCTGGAGAGCGAACTGCTGGCGCTGCTGGAGTTGGTGTTCGTTCGCCACGGCGGCATGCGCCCGGCTGCCTCGGCCTCGCGCGATGGCAGCGTGACCGCAAGACTGCGCGACTACCTGGAGGCGCACTACCGCGAGGCGGTCAGTCTCGAAGCGCTGGCTGCGCTGCTGCAGCGCCATCCGCGCCACCTGATCGACGCCTTCCGCAACGCCTATGGCGTGCCGCCGCACACCTACCTGCTGCAGCGCCGTATCCGCGAAGCCAAGCGCCTGCTGGTGGCCGGCGAGAAGCCACTGGACGTCGCGCTGGCCCTGGGCTTCTACGACCAGGCGCACTTCTCCGGCACCTTCCGCCGCTTCACCGGCGTCACGCCGGGGCGCTTCCTGCGCGCCACGCGCACCTGA
- a CDS encoding NAD-dependent epimerase/dehydratase family protein, which translates to MSKSTFPSLMIVGCGDVGSRLGRQLAARDWRVHGLRRTVAALPLEVLPVAGDLGQLECPDTWPVGRLDYLVFCAAASQHDEAGYRAAYVEGLRNTLGWLQQRGQTPRRLLFVSSSGVYAQRDGEWVDESSPAQAQSYSGSVMLEAEQLALHSGIPASVVRLTGIYGPGREWLLRQVREGYRVASEPPLYANRIHAEDAAGLLAALLEADRSGAVLEDCYLGVDNEPAALHEVVGWLREQLGVTHWADEQTVRRAGSKRCSNARARALGWAPRYPSFREGYAAILAGKQD; encoded by the coding sequence ATGAGCAAGAGCACCTTCCCCAGCCTGATGATCGTCGGCTGCGGCGACGTTGGCAGCCGCCTGGGCCGCCAGCTGGCCGCGCGCGACTGGCGCGTCCACGGCCTGCGTCGCACGGTCGCCGCACTGCCGCTGGAAGTGCTGCCGGTGGCCGGTGACCTGGGCCAGCTCGAATGCCCGGACACCTGGCCGGTGGGTCGGCTGGACTACCTGGTGTTCTGCGCCGCCGCGAGCCAGCACGACGAAGCCGGTTACCGCGCCGCCTACGTCGAAGGGCTGCGCAACACCCTCGGTTGGCTGCAGCAGCGCGGGCAGACGCCCAGGCGCCTGCTGTTCGTCTCCAGCAGCGGCGTGTACGCCCAGCGCGACGGCGAGTGGGTCGACGAGAGCTCGCCGGCCCAGGCGCAGAGCTACTCCGGCAGCGTGATGCTCGAAGCCGAGCAACTGGCGCTGCACAGCGGCATTCCCGCCAGCGTCGTGCGCCTCACCGGCATTTACGGTCCCGGCCGCGAGTGGCTGCTCAGGCAGGTGCGCGAGGGCTACCGGGTCGCCAGCGAGCCGCCGCTGTACGCCAATCGCATCCATGCCGAAGACGCCGCCGGCCTGCTCGCCGCGCTGCTGGAAGCCGACCGCAGCGGCGCTGTGCTTGAGGACTGCTACCTCGGCGTGGACAACGAGCCGGCGGCGCTGCACGAGGTGGTCGGCTGGTTGCGCGAGCAGCTGGGCGTCACCCACTGGGCCGACGAGCAGACCGTGCGCCGCGCCGGCAGCAAGCGCTGCAGCAATGCCCGCGCCCGCGCCCTGGGCTGGGCGCCGCGCTACCCGAGCTTCCGCGAAGGCTATGCGGCCATCCTCGCCGGCAAGCAGGACTGA
- a CDS encoding hydrogen peroxide-inducible genes activator: MTLTELRYIVTLAQEQHFGRAAERCHVSQPTLSVGVKKLEDELGVLIFERSKSAVRLTPVGEGIVAQAQKVLEQAQGIRELAQAGKNQLTSPLKVGAIYTIGPYLFPHLIPQLHRVAPQMPLYIEENFTHILRDKLRTGELDAIIIALPFQEADVLTLQLFDEPFYVLMPADHPWTAKKTIDPELLNDKSLLLLGEGHCFRDQVLEACPTTHKGGENKHTTVESSSLETIRHMVASGLGVSVLPFSAVDSHHYAPGVLEVRPFSAPVPFRTVAIAWRASFPRPRAIEVLADSIRLCSVAKPTVKGEAEPA; this comes from the coding sequence ATGACCCTTACCGAACTGCGCTACATCGTCACGCTTGCCCAGGAGCAACACTTCGGCCGCGCCGCGGAGCGCTGCCACGTCAGCCAGCCGACGCTGTCGGTGGGCGTGAAGAAGCTCGAAGACGAGCTCGGCGTGCTGATCTTCGAGCGCAGCAAGAGCGCGGTACGCCTGACCCCGGTCGGCGAAGGCATCGTGGCGCAGGCGCAGAAGGTGCTGGAGCAGGCCCAGGGCATCCGCGAACTGGCCCAGGCTGGCAAGAACCAGCTGACCTCGCCGCTCAAGGTCGGCGCCATCTACACCATCGGCCCGTACCTGTTCCCGCACCTGATCCCGCAGCTGCACCGGGTCGCTCCACAGATGCCGCTGTACATCGAGGAAAACTTCACCCACATCCTGCGCGACAAGCTGCGTACCGGCGAGCTGGACGCGATCATCATCGCCCTGCCGTTCCAGGAAGCCGACGTGCTGACTCTGCAGCTGTTCGACGAGCCCTTCTACGTGCTGATGCCCGCGGACCATCCCTGGACCGCGAAGAAGACCATCGACCCGGAGCTGCTCAACGACAAGAGCCTGCTGCTGCTCGGCGAGGGCCACTGCTTCCGTGACCAGGTCCTGGAAGCCTGCCCCACCACCCACAAGGGCGGCGAGAACAAGCACACCACCGTGGAATCCAGCTCGCTGGAAACCATCCGCCACATGGTCGCCTCCGGCCTGGGCGTATCGGTGCTGCCGTTCTCCGCCGTGGACAGCCACCACTACGCGCCGGGCGTGCTGGAAGTGCGCCCGTTCAGCGCGCCCGTACCCTTCCGCACCGTCGCCATCGCCTGGCGCGCCAGCTTCCCGCGGCCGCGCGCCATCGAAGTGCTGGCCGACTCGATCCGCCTGTGCTCGGTCGCCAAGCCGACCGTCAAGGGTGAAGCCGAGCCGGCATGA
- the recG gene encoding ATP-dependent DNA helicase RecG yields the protein MTDLSNVPVTALKGVGAALEEKLAKVGLENLQDILFHLPLRYQDRTRITPIGALRPGQDAVVEGVVSGADVVMGKRRSLLVRLLDGTGTLSLRFYHFSQAQKENLKRGTHLRCYGEARPGASGLEIYHPEYRSLTDAAAAPVEQTLTPIYPTTEGLTQQRLRQLSEQTLARLGPSSLPDWLPAELARDYRLGPLDEAIRYLHRPPPDADLEELAEGRHWAQHRLAFEELLTHQLSLQRLRESVRSQAAPQLPPARKLPALYLKNLGFKPTGAQQRVGAEIAYDLAQPEPMLRLVQGDVGAGKTVVAALAALQALEAGYQVALMAPTEILAEQHFLNFTKWLQPLGIEVAWLAGKLKGKARASALERIADGAPMIVGTHALFQDEVKFKRLALVIIDEQHRFGVQQRLALRQKGVDGRLCPHQLIMTATPIPRTLAMSAYADLDTSILDELPPGRTPVNTVLVADSRRIEVIERVRAACAEGRQAYWVCTLIEESEELTCQAAETTYEELSSALGELRVGLIHGRMKPADKAVVMEAFKEGLLQLLVATTVIEVGVDVPNASLMIIENPERLGLAQLHQLRGRVGRGSAASHCVLLYHPPLSQIGRERLGIMRETCDGFVIAEKDLELRGPGEMLGTRQTGLLQFKVADLMRDADLLPAVRDAAQALLAHWPQSVSPLLARWLRHGQQYGQV from the coding sequence ATGACCGATCTGTCGAACGTCCCGGTCACCGCGCTCAAAGGCGTGGGCGCCGCGCTGGAAGAAAAGCTGGCGAAGGTCGGCCTGGAAAACCTCCAGGACATCCTCTTCCACCTGCCGCTGCGCTACCAGGACCGCACCCGCATCACCCCCATCGGCGCGCTGCGCCCGGGGCAGGATGCGGTGGTCGAAGGCGTGGTCTCCGGCGCCGACGTGGTGATGGGCAAGCGCCGCAGCCTGCTGGTGCGCCTGCTGGACGGCACCGGCACCCTGAGCCTGCGCTTCTACCACTTCAGCCAGGCGCAGAAGGAAAACCTCAAGCGCGGCACGCACCTGCGCTGCTACGGCGAAGCGCGCCCCGGCGCCTCCGGCCTGGAAATCTACCACCCCGAATACCGCTCCCTGACCGATGCCGCCGCAGCGCCGGTGGAGCAGACACTGACGCCGATCTACCCCACCACCGAAGGCCTCACCCAGCAGCGCCTGCGCCAGCTCAGCGAGCAGACCCTGGCGCGCCTGGGGCCGTCGAGCCTGCCCGACTGGCTGCCGGCGGAACTGGCCCGCGACTACCGCCTGGGCCCGCTGGACGAAGCCATCCGCTACCTGCACCGGCCACCGCCGGACGCCGACCTGGAAGAACTCGCCGAAGGCCGCCACTGGGCCCAGCACCGCCTCGCCTTCGAGGAACTGCTGACCCACCAGCTGTCGCTGCAACGCCTGCGCGAGAGCGTGCGCTCCCAGGCCGCACCGCAGCTGCCGCCGGCCAGGAAACTGCCGGCGCTGTACCTGAAGAACCTCGGCTTCAAGCCCACCGGGGCGCAGCAACGCGTCGGCGCGGAGATCGCCTACGACCTCGCCCAGCCCGAACCCATGCTGCGCCTGGTGCAGGGCGACGTTGGCGCCGGCAAGACCGTGGTCGCCGCCCTCGCCGCCCTGCAAGCGCTGGAGGCCGGCTACCAGGTGGCACTGATGGCGCCCACCGAAATCCTCGCCGAACAGCACTTCCTCAACTTCACCAAGTGGCTGCAGCCGCTGGGTATCGAAGTCGCCTGGCTGGCCGGCAAGCTCAAGGGCAAGGCCCGCGCCAGCGCCCTGGAGCGAATCGCCGACGGCGCACCGATGATCGTCGGCACCCACGCGCTGTTCCAGGACGAAGTGAAGTTCAAGCGTCTGGCCCTGGTGATCATCGACGAACAGCACCGCTTCGGTGTGCAGCAGCGCCTCGCCCTGCGCCAGAAGGGCGTCGACGGCCGGCTCTGCCCGCACCAGCTGATCATGACCGCCACGCCCATCCCGCGGACCCTGGCGATGAGCGCCTACGCCGACCTGGACACCTCGATCCTCGACGAGCTGCCGCCCGGCCGCACCCCGGTGAACACCGTGCTGGTGGCCGACAGCCGCCGCATCGAAGTGATCGAGCGGGTGCGCGCCGCCTGTGCCGAAGGTCGCCAGGCCTATTGGGTGTGCACGCTGATCGAGGAATCCGAAGAACTCACCTGCCAGGCGGCGGAGACCACCTACGAGGAACTGTCCTCGGCGCTGGGCGAGCTGCGCGTCGGGCTGATCCACGGGCGCATGAAGCCGGCGGACAAGGCCGTGGTCATGGAAGCCTTCAAGGAAGGCCTGCTGCAACTGCTGGTCGCCACCACCGTCATCGAGGTCGGCGTGGACGTGCCCAACGCCAGCCTGATGATCATCGAGAACCCCGAGCGCCTGGGCCTGGCCCAGCTGCACCAGCTGCGCGGGCGCGTCGGACGGGGCAGTGCGGCGAGCCACTGCGTGCTGCTCTACCATCCGCCGCTGTCGCAGATCGGCCGCGAACGCCTGGGCATCATGCGCGAGACCTGCGACGGCTTCGTCATCGCCGAGAAGGACCTGGAGCTGCGCGGCCCCGGCGAGATGCTCGGCACCCGCCAGACCGGCCTGCTGCAGTTCAAGGTGGCCGACCTGATGCGCGACGCCGACCTGCTGCCGGCGGTACGCGACGCCGCCCAGGCCCTGCTGGCCCACTGGCCGCAATCGGTGAGCCCATTGCTGGCCCGCTGGCTGCGTCACGGCCAGCAATACGGACAAGTGTGA
- a CDS encoding aminoacyl-tRNA deacylase and HDOD domain-containing protein, which produces MSDAARAPSDSSQAPEVILQLLAKLGIASREVCDATTLPAARRVQASLLEDAVGTLLVLFPQSQLLDLNRLAELTGRKLVAVKPDRLERMLGKHQLGRLPALPPLTSSPCLYDERLLQEPQLLIESGAPGTLLEIPTAAFRGLLEKASAARFGVPLESIRPNLDRPDDDRKEITQAVQAFTARRIQQRLEETIEIPPLPETAQKIIKLRVDPNATVDDITGVVETDPALAAQVVSWAASPYYAAPGKIRSVEDAIVRVLGFDLVINLALGLALGKTLSLPKDQPQHATPYWHQAIYTAAVIEGLTRAVPRAERPEAGLTYLGGLLHSIGYLVLAHIFPPHFSLICRHLEVNPHVEHNLVEQHLLGITREQIGAWLMRTWDMPEEIYTALRFQHDPSYAGDCSAYANLVCLATRLLRNHGIGSGPETDIPQDLLDRLDIPREKAEDAVRKVLDAEAVLRELASQFNPGH; this is translated from the coding sequence ATGAGCGACGCCGCACGCGCCCCATCCGACTCCTCGCAGGCCCCCGAGGTCATCCTGCAGCTGCTCGCCAAGCTGGGCATCGCGTCTCGCGAAGTCTGCGACGCCACGACGCTGCCGGCCGCGCGCCGGGTCCAGGCCAGCCTGCTGGAAGACGCCGTCGGTACCCTGCTGGTGCTGTTCCCGCAGAGCCAGTTGCTGGACCTGAACCGCCTCGCCGAACTCACCGGGCGCAAGCTGGTGGCGGTCAAGCCCGATCGCCTGGAGCGCATGCTCGGCAAGCACCAGCTCGGCCGCCTGCCGGCGCTGCCGCCGCTGACCAGCTCGCCGTGCCTGTACGACGAGCGCCTGCTGCAGGAGCCGCAACTGCTGATCGAATCCGGCGCGCCGGGCACGCTCCTGGAAATTCCCACGGCGGCCTTCCGCGGCCTGCTGGAAAAAGCCAGTGCAGCGCGTTTTGGCGTGCCGCTGGAATCGATCCGACCGAACCTCGACCGCCCGGACGATGACCGCAAGGAAATCACCCAGGCCGTGCAGGCGTTCACCGCCCGCCGCATCCAGCAGCGCCTCGAGGAAACCATCGAGATTCCGCCGCTGCCGGAAACCGCGCAGAAGATCATCAAGCTGCGGGTCGATCCCAATGCCACGGTGGACGACATCACCGGCGTGGTGGAGACCGACCCGGCGCTCGCCGCGCAGGTGGTCAGCTGGGCGGCATCGCCTTACTACGCTGCGCCCGGCAAGATCCGTTCGGTGGAGGACGCCATCGTCCGCGTGCTGGGTTTCGACCTGGTGATCAACCTCGCCCTGGGCCTGGCCCTGGGCAAGACCCTGAGCCTGCCCAAGGACCAGCCGCAGCACGCCACGCCCTACTGGCACCAGGCGATCTACACCGCCGCGGTGATCGAGGGCCTGACCCGCGCCGTGCCGCGCGCCGAACGCCCGGAGGCCGGCCTGACCTATCTGGGCGGGCTGCTGCACAGCATCGGCTACCTGGTCCTGGCGCACATCTTCCCGCCGCACTTCTCGCTGATCTGCCGGCACCTGGAAGTGAACCCGCACGTCGAGCACAACCTGGTCGAGCAGCACCTGCTGGGCATCACCCGCGAGCAGATCGGCGCCTGGCTGATGCGCACCTGGGACATGCCGGAAGAAATCTACACCGCGCTGCGCTTCCAGCACGATCCGTCCTACGCCGGCGACTGCTCGGCCTACGCCAACCTGGTGTGCCTGGCGACCCGCCTGCTGCGCAACCACGGCATCGGCAGCGGCCCGGAGACCGACATTCCGCAGGACCTGCTGGATCGCCTGGATATCCCGCGGGAGAAAGCCGAGGACGCCGTGCGCAAGGTGCTCGACGCCGAAGCGGTGCTGCGCGAGCTGGCCAGCCAGTTCAATCCGGGACACTGA
- a CDS encoding HU family DNA-binding protein, protein MRKPELAAAIAEKADLTKEQANKVLNALLDEITGALNRKDSVTLVGFGTFVQRHRGARTGKNPQTGQPVKIKASNTVAFKPGKALKDAVN, encoded by the coding sequence ATGCGTAAACCAGAACTCGCCGCCGCGATCGCCGAGAAGGCCGACCTCACCAAAGAACAAGCCAACAAGGTGCTGAACGCGCTGCTGGATGAAATCACTGGCGCGCTCAACCGCAAGGACAGCGTTACCCTTGTCGGCTTCGGTACCTTCGTTCAGCGCCACCGTGGCGCCCGTACTGGCAAGAACCCGCAAACCGGTCAACCGGTCAAGATCAAAGCCAGCAACACCGTTGCCTTCAAACCGGGCAAGGCGCTGAAAGACGCCGTCAACTGA
- a CDS encoding NAD(P)/FAD-dependent oxidoreductase, which yields MSDNAPLVIIGTGLAGYNLAREWRKLDSETPLLLITADDGRSYSKPMLSTGFSKDKDADGLAMAEAGAMADQLKARILTHTRVTGIDPGHRRIWIGEEEIHYRDLVLAWGAETIRVPVDGDAQDLVFPINDLEDYARFRRAAAGKRRVLLLGAGLIGCEFANDLSSGGYQIDVVAPCEQVMPGLLHPAAAQAVQQGLEGLGVRFHLGPVLNRLVRAGDALEAHLSDGQVIACDLVVSAVGLRPRVDLAAAAGLDVNRGVMVNRELRTSHANIYALGDCAEVDGLNLLYVMPLMSCARALAQTLAGKPTPVAYGAMPVTVKTPVCPLVVSPPPRGSEGEWQVEGSGPDLKVLCRDTAGRLLGYALTGAAVSEKLSLNKELPALLA from the coding sequence ATGAGCGACAACGCACCGCTGGTGATCATCGGAACTGGCCTGGCCGGCTACAACCTGGCCCGCGAGTGGCGCAAGCTGGACAGCGAGACGCCGCTGCTGCTGATCACCGCCGACGACGGCCGCTCCTACTCCAAGCCGATGCTCTCCACCGGCTTCTCCAAGGACAAGGACGCCGACGGCCTGGCCATGGCCGAAGCCGGCGCCATGGCCGACCAGCTCAAGGCGCGCATCCTCACCCATACCCGCGTCACCGGCATCGACCCGGGCCACCGGCGCATCTGGATCGGCGAGGAAGAGATCCACTACCGCGACCTGGTGCTGGCCTGGGGCGCCGAAACCATCCGCGTGCCGGTCGACGGCGACGCCCAGGACCTGGTCTTCCCGATCAACGACCTGGAAGACTACGCGCGCTTCCGCCGCGCTGCCGCCGGCAAGCGCCGCGTGCTGCTGCTGGGCGCCGGCCTGATCGGTTGCGAGTTCGCCAACGACCTCTCCAGCGGCGGCTACCAGATCGACGTGGTGGCGCCCTGCGAACAGGTCATGCCCGGCCTGCTCCACCCGGCCGCCGCCCAGGCGGTACAGCAGGGGCTGGAAGGCCTCGGCGTACGCTTCCACCTCGGCCCGGTGCTGAACCGCCTGGTGCGCGCGGGCGATGCGCTGGAAGCACACCTCTCCGATGGCCAGGTGATCGCCTGCGACCTGGTCGTTTCCGCCGTCGGTCTGCGCCCGCGCGTCGATCTGGCCGCCGCTGCCGGCCTGGACGTCAACCGCGGCGTGATGGTGAACCGCGAGCTGCGCACCTCCCATGCCAATATCTATGCCCTGGGCGATTGCGCCGAAGTCGACGGCCTCAACCTGCTCTACGTGATGCCGCTGATGTCCTGCGCCCGCGCGCTGGCGCAGACGCTGGCCGGCAAGCCGACCCCGGTGGCCTACGGCGCCATGCCGGTGACGGTGAAAACGCCGGTGTGCCCGCTGGTGGTGTCGCCGCCACCGCGCGGCAGCGAGGGCGAATGGCAGGTGGAAGGCTCTGGCCCGGACCTCAAGGTGCTATGCCGGGATACCGCCGGTCGATTGCTCGGCTATGCCCTGACCGGGGCCGCCGTGAGCGAAAAACTCTCGCTGAACAAGGAGTTGCCGGCACTACTGGCGTGA